CACAAAAATGattcaccttaatctatgaggtgggTACTATATATAGGCCAAGGGACCAATAATACTCCAGAGCAAGATTAAGGATGTTCCTTTTAAGTCAAATGCAGAAGTTCAGTAAGTAGGCACACCACACTTCCATGGAACAACCTTTTCCACACTGCTGCTAGAGCCTTTGAACTTAATGATCACGGAAAAACTCTTAAAAGCTTACTCCTGATTTATGGTTTAAATCAGTGCTGGGTGTAAcgagatatatatttttgtctGATGCATCATTccaattgaatttaattttaagtcATGATAGTGATGAAGTACCTTTTGCTGGATTGCTTATGTTTCTCATCCAACTCTAAACTCTATAACAGACTGGTTGAAGAAGCAGATTATAAGTCTACCAAAGAATTGTTTGGTGGTGGGGGAAAAGATGAGAAGAACCTTGATACTTTCATACCCAAGTCAGAGAGTGATTTCTTGGAGTATGCAGAGCTTATCTCACACAGGCTTCGTGCTTTTGAGGTGACTATGAAACTTCTTCTTCCCCTCTGTATTCAATATTTGTCGAAATGGCATCCTAATGACTTCATTGATGAATGCAGAAAAGCTATCATTATATTGGTTTGCTGAAGGCTGTAATGAGACTATCTATGGTTCAATTGAAAGGAGCCGATGCAAAAGACATTGCATCTTCAGTTACTGCCATTGCAAATGAGAAGATAAAAGCAGAGAAAGAAGCCAATGCTGGAAAAAAGAAAGGTAATATCTTTGAGGAGATTGAAAGAAGCTCTTATTTTTGTTTGTGCTGGTTTTTGTCTTTGTTTGAGCAACTTTAAAGCTTTTGTTATGTCTATTGTCTGCAGGTGGCAAGAAAAAACAGCTTATTGTTGAAAAACCGGACGATGAGTTTGCTAGTAGTGATCGATATGAGGCTTTGGACGATTATGATTTCATGTGAAAAATTTTGGTTCGATTCCATTCAAATAGTCATGGGATTCTTCAACCTGTTTCAACATTGGAAGTTGGGACAAGACCCTTCGGCATACCCTTATTCTCTAAAATTGATGAGAGCTGTCCTGTAATTTGTCCAATAAGTGTGTGCATCAGTGTCTTATTACTTGTCAATGTCGATTTTGTCACACTATAACTACATCTGTTTTTCTCATACTCGGAGGTAGATTTCAGTAGATGattcatataatttaaaaagtttgaAGATGTTGGCAACATTCAACTTTACTTTTTGGgtaaattatgttttttttttggtcatggGGTAAATTATGTTCTTGGGTTGTGATAATTGAATTGCCtctttcttcataccaggtccATTTATGTTAAAAGCTGGATGTTGGCTTTGGCACCATTTAAACTATTGATTTTTTATACATAACCAATGTTAGTAGTAATCCAAGCATTGAGCATATTCCAATTGCAACGCATACAATATATCTAACCAAAAATGAAACTTTACGTACATCGAATTAGATTCCAACTGGGGGAAATAATTTGCTGCTTGTTAGGGTGAATCTTCTCCTAGAGCATATTTGGAAGgttagaaattagaatttagtcaagagttgatttttttttaattttaaaaaaattaaaaaataaatgatttaaattttttttgaagaattttgaaaacattctttttatttattttttcaatttcacaaaaatattcaaAGAATATTATTCTTTAATCAAAGGTACGAAGTGTGTCCAAGCTACCAATATTCAAGCTACCAATATTCTTTAATCAAAGGATGTCCAAGCTACCAATATTCAAGCTACCAATATTCTTTAATCAAAGGAACGAAGTGTGTCCGGGCTTCATTGGTAGCgctttaattcttatttttttatttataaattagactaaaaaaatctgatttctaaatcaaattttgcacttttcaaatttaatatgtcaaatgttaaaaatatgtttatttacaattaataaaataactttgtcaaagataaaattgtaaaaaaaaattaattcatataaaaatcattttaaattcaaaaatttaattctattttattaatatatgaaGTCAATGAATTCTTTTCCTAAAAGAGTTAGAACTTTTTTCTCATATCAAATAGTTTCTAAACAAGTTctaactaaatttaaattttaactggaaaggaaaaaaaaactgaTCCAATAACAAGAATCATGACATAATTATAATGAGTTGATGCTATATCGCGTTGATATTTGAAACTGATAGCTTCATCTTAGAAAGTGCAATTGGGGAACACAGAAGGGTTCATTATCTGATGAGTCCTAAAGACTTGGCCTTTTATAAGGCTCAACAAACGCTCATTACCCTTTTTAAGCGATGTTCCACCATTAAGCACATTAAGCAGGTTCAATCCCACGTTTTTCACACTGGTTTTCACCGTGACAACATCGTCCTAGGACAAATCATTCTCTTCTGTTCACTTCACAAGCACATGAACTATGCTCTCTCTGTTTTCAACAATGTCCACAACCCAGATACATTCATTTGGAACACCACGATCAGGGGGTTTGGTAACGCCCTACAACCTCAAAAGGCCTTTGATTTCTATCGCAGAATGCTGAGAGAGAAAACAGCACTAGCGGATACTTTTACATTCTcgttcttgctcaaaattgttgCTTCATTCGGACCCATTATTTTGGGGAAGCAACTGCACTGTAATTTAGTCAAGCTTGGTTTTGAAACTCATGCTTACGTTGGGAACTCCCTCATGCACATGTATGGTATGTTGAGGGAGGATGAAACTGCACGcaaggtgtttgatgaaatgaagGATCCGGATTTGGTGACTTGGAACTGTGTTATAGATTGTCATGTGCATTGTGGGAAGTATAAGGAAGCTTTGGAGTTGTTCACAAGGATGGTGGATGCTGGGGTGCAGCCTAATGATGCGACTTTGGTGGTGACGCTCTCTGCATGTGGTGCTATTGGAATGCTGGATTTTGGTAGGAGGGTTCATGATTTTGTCCAAGAAACAGGTCTTGATGAGGTTACAGAGGTTTCAAATTCGCTTATTGATATGTATGCTAAGTGTGGGGTGGTGGAGGAAGCGTGCGAGACGTTCTGGAGGATGAGAAGGAAGAGTGTTGTTTCGTGGAATGTCATGATCTTTGGGCTTGCAACGCATGGCGACGGACGAGAGGCGTTGGCATTGTTTGCAAGAATGTTGGAGCAGAATGCAGTGAGGCCAGATGAGCTTACGCTCTTGGGAGTGTTGTGTGCTTGTAGCCATGGAGGAATGGTTGAGGAAGGGAGGAGGTATTTTGATGTTATGAACCGAGAATATAACCTCCAACCGACGATGAAGCACTATGGTTGCATGGTAGACCTTTTGGGTCGTGCTGGTTTAGTTGAAGAAGCATATAGATTAATAAAGAGCATGCCAATGGAGTGTGATGCTGTCGTGTGGAGGACGTTATTGGCAGCTTGTCGAGTTCATGGGAACATTCTACTTGGTAAAAAGGTAAGGAGCCATCTGTTGGAACTGAAAGCAGATCATAGCAGTGATTATGTTCTTCTTGCAAGCATGTATGCAAGCAGGGGTCAATGGAATGAAATGAGCAGAGAGAGAAAATCAATGCAGGAAAGGCGGGTTCAAAAACCAGTGCCCGNNTGGCCCTTGAAAGATTATCCTAACTGTTGTACATAGTTCTTCCTGTATGCTTAATTCATGTAGCTTTTGAAGACTTTGTCATAATTTTTTGAAGTTCTCTATAGAAAAGTCAGCCAAAACTAATGACCAATGTCATATGAAACAGGTCTTCACTTCCAAAAATGTAGTTGAAGGGTTTCTTGCCCTCCTTGAATACAAAGTTATCAAAACCAACAAAGTCAGAATAAAAGCAAtaattcttaaatgggaaatgATCATATTATGATAGAAGTGTCACAATATAACAACATATTCATTAGCTTAACCGAAGTTTACAAAGGGTGTGGTTGTCATCAATTGCAGTAACTTGACTACTGCAACAACACAAGTTCATAGTGCAAAGCCTAAAAGATATAACCATATTATTTCTCTTCTTCAACTAGCACTTAAAAATCGGATTAGTCTAATGTGACAGCCTAATAGCACCAGTGACCTACATATACAAATGTAAAGAGAAGGGCTTTTTGTATAggtagttagttagttgatgtCAGTTTGATGTCTAAAACTGGAATTGTTACTAAATGGATCTATCAATTGGAAAAGGGCTCAAAAGCCTTGTCTTGAAACAGTAATCTAGAGCAACAGCAGCAcagacaaaaatgaaaaaactcTCAGATACATAAATGGTTCCATCTAGGGCATGTGATAAGAAGCTGTCAAGGTTCAGTTCAAGAACTGGTCCACCACCCAGGGTTGCAAGACCTGCATCACATGTTTGCTACTTTATCTCAACAAAAGAAGAGAAGATGATGAACAAACTTTTATGTAAGTTGATGAAGTCATGAAATTCTTACTAATTCAACTTTAAGTATGACTGATTACCTTTAACAACACCGAAAGCAGCGGCTACCCCTGTTTTAAGATTAACATCATCCAAGTTTCTCCTTACTGCATATCGAAAAGTTACTCCAAACAATATGCAGCTGATGAAGTTGATAGCCAAAGGGAGAAGCAGCTGAGTAGTGTCTGTGACCTGAGTGAGGCATATGGGGAGCCCTGAAAGGGTGCCAACAAGGGCAGCAATGGATGCTGCTTTCACTGACTCCAATCTCTCTTTGTCCCGGTCAATTTCTTCGCCATCTTCAGCTCCACTCTCGCTTACTAAGAGTGCGCGTTCTGCTTCCTCAACCAGGGCTTTTGCTTCAGATATTTCTCTTTGACATTCTGCAATCTTACATCAACAGTGATTCAATTTGCATCAGCATAGACTTGGTATGAACCAACctacaaaaaaatttcaaaagcaCTAGAAATGCTTCAATGTACTTTTAACCACAAGCAATAATCTGAATTGTACtttcaataaaaaggaattCATTAAGAATACATCTCTACATTTTTCATGGAAAGATATATTGTCTCCCTCCCCTTTTGGCTGAAATTTTTTGATCACAAAGTCATGGCGAAGCATTTACAAACCGGTTTTAAATTATGGTTCCAATTCATTTAAACAACTAACCCAAATTCAAATTGCAATCACAAAAAATTGAAGGCCACAATGTGCATCACAACACTTGTAATACCCTCATAATCACAACAACCGCAACCACAATTTAGAACCCTGCCCTTTATAACTTGCTAAGATAGCAATGATACAACAATTCAATGCATTTGAAAAGGGTATCACATAACACATGGGATTCAATATAATATGATACGATATAGTATATAGTTATATACCTCAGAAGCTTGTCTTTCAAGCTTGTTGACATAATCCCTGAACTTCTTAGCAGCAAGTTCTTGTTCTTCAATGATGGCAAGTTGTTTCTTAGCCATGTCAACCCTCAGAGAAGCCTTCTCCAAGCCATCAAGCAGTGACTTGTTCTCTTCTTTGCTCAGAAGCTCCTCAACTTGCTCGTTCACAATCCCAGACAGAGAAACCCTCTTCTCTTCTGACTCTGAACTGTTACTGTTATTGATGCTGCAGAAGCATGTCAATGGTGGGAATGATTTTGAAGAAGCTCTGAAGGACTTTATGAAAGGAAGAGAACGAGAAGGAACAGCAATGGAGTTCATAAGAACAAGAGTGCAAGGATTGAGAACCTTCATTGCAAGAACCTTGAAAATCTAATTTCCTCTTATCTATACAGAGTTCTGTGGTGGCTAAGAAAAAACAACATCAGATGCTGCCTCCCCTGTTATTAAAATTCATATCTTTTCACAATTTATAtaatgttttctttttataaatgAATATGAAACAGAGGGGGaaagatcaaatttaactaGAATTATTGTGTTTATAATGTTAATTTATTACAAGGTAAGATGGCTAATTCATACAACAATTTAACCCTTTTTTGGTTATgggtgatttttttttaaaattaaatcgtATACAATCTAGTAAAATTTGGAGTGAATATAAAAGAGGAATTTTGCGAGCTTAGAGTGATTGGGAACTTTGGATCATGAAGTGAAAGAAATATTGGAGATTTTGTTGAGGAAGATAAAACATTCGTAAAGTGAATTGATTATAATCtttattattgacaaaaaaaaaagtgaattgaTTTAGTTAAACGAATTGttcatatttaaatataaatatatattctgtAATATTCAATATCCAAGAGTCCAAACATGTATAATTATTAGACTCAAATCGATAATCGAACcgattaaattattgaattgtTGATTCAATTGTTAGATTATTGGTTGAACTGGTTAATTCGAttctatgtaaataaaaaataaaaatagtaaaaaatttaaaatatatttttactaatattttaaaaatatcaaattttgtaaatattttttttaatttataattttttatcattcaaattttttataataacttaatatcattaaatttaaaaatatataagtttGTTATTTCAATAAGAGAATAAGGGCAAAAAACCTTAATAAGCCACAATAAGAATGGTATAACGTAAATACGCCAAACTGAAAATCGTTTCAGCAATAAGCCAGACGCCATTtttatgtaattcgaaccaggatGGTTCGAACTAGAAAGTTGAATAAATCGAACCAGGGTGGTTCGAATTAGTGAAGTGGGGATTTcaatgtaattcgaaccaaggtgGTTCGAACTCCAATCCCATGTAATTCGAACTAGGCTAGTTCGAACTATGGCCAATTCTGCAAcacatgtaattcgaaccaagctggttcgaattaccctTGGAGAGCTCTTTCATAAATCGAAACAAGGTGGTTCGAATTATGGGTGATTCGGCTATATAAGGAGTTCGAATCACCCTCATTCGAACTATTATTCCTCCCCCCTACCCCACAAAATCTCAGAGAAAACGACCCAAATTCCCGACGAGGAAGACCTGAACGGAATACTCTGCTCATGGGGGACGATCCGGCACGGTTATATCGCTTGGACGGAGTCGCTCATATAGCCGGGGTCATCAACGAGGAGGTTAGTAcggaaatattttttattctagcGGTATTTGTGCCTTAGTGGTTTTGCAAGTGGGTTAGatggtggtttatgttagtggtttatgtaggtggtttatgttagtggctTAAGTTAGCGGTTTAAGTTAGAGGTTTATGCTAGTGGTTTAAGTTAGTGGTTTCTgttggtggtttatgttagtggtttatgtaaGTGGTTTATGtaggtggtttatgttagtggtttaagttagcggtttatgttagtggtttatgctAGTGGTTTAAGTTAGTGGTTTCTGTTGGTGGTTTATGTTGGTGGTATATGTTAGCGGTTTTTGCGAGTGGGCAATGCAagcggtttatgttagtggtttagggTAGGTGGTTTTCGTTAGTGGTTTTATGTTGGTGATTTGTTTGACTTTTTTGATGGTAGTTGTTTTACCGTAGCTCTTTTACGTAAACCGGTTTAGTTAAGCTGTTTCTTGTTAGTGGATCTCGTTAGGCTGGTTTATTTTAGCGGTTTAGTTGTGCGGTCTATGGATTTGTTTTCCAGTTGGTTATTTTTCATGTAATGTTATGCGGTTTTATTTAGCAGAATGGTATGTTGATGATTTATCGTGCTGCTTATGGTTGTGGTTGGTTTTTAAGCTGGTTCTAACTATGCGGCTCATTTTGTGCGCAGCCCCAGCGATGCATTAGGAGCATGCGGCGGCAGCAGGGCATGCGACTTGATGACAGATACGTtccgtacttgcagatggcAGGTCTATACCATCTTGCAAGGCTGAACGACCGATGGTTCCGGCTAGACGAGGCCCTTGTCAGTGCATTCGTAGAGCGATGGCGTCCCGAGACGCACATGTTCCATATGCCCTTCGGAGAGTGCACGATCACACTCCAGGACATGGCATACCAGCTGGGTTTGCCAGTAGACGGCCGTTACGTGAGCGGATTTCAATTTGACATACATAACTACGTATTCATTAATATTCTATTGCGTAATTTGAACACATATTTCAGTAGATGTAACACATGTGTATGGTGCAGATGGTCAGGTTACAACCCTTCCGGGAGCGAGAAGGGTCCTAGAGTGCAGATGTGGAGGCTCAGGATAGACCGGTTACAGGACAGGGAGGTGAGTATGCTAGTTAACAAGTGTCCTTTTAGAATCAAGCGTTTCTAGTTGTGTGCTACAGTTGCCCTGACAAGGGTGAGTTCCTTTTGCAGTTTATTTGGATGTCGTACAGCAGTCCCGACGTACTTCAGGTTGTGCATCCAGAGGTTTTGGAGCCACGGCATATGGCGTTGTGGCGCTCTGTCACCGCGCTGATCTACTTTGCTGTGATAGAGTGGCATCAGATAGATCGTGTTCTGCCGCAGTTTGGTGGGGTACAACCCCCTCCGCATCCCGCCCTGAACATTGACTTTTTGATGTCCAAGGACGGTAGAGGCGGCGATCGATGGTTCCCATCTACTTTGCAGAAGTGGCATCTCCTTTGGGACTCTCGTCAGGACTGTGTGCTGAGGTTCGACGTTGTTGCTGACCCCGGACCGTCGCATGCGTTCCTTGATTGGTGGAGTCAGCATGGGAAGAGGTTCTTGTCTCCGGAGACGCAGTTGGGGGATCCAAGAGCAGTTCCGATTCCAGTTGAGGCCTCACAGCGGGGTCCGGGGCGAGTTCCTGACATGGATCGTCTTGAGGACGTGCCGGACAGGCGTAGGGTTGAGAGGAGGATGGGTGTGGGGACACGGCGGAGCCAGCGTGAGTGGAGATGGCCTGATCATGCTGTCCACGATCATTACGACGCCGGTCCTGCTAGAGGCGGACGACGAGGACGGGGAGGTAGGGCGAGGGGGCGTGCTGACCATGCGGACGACGCCGACGATCAGCATGGGCACGTTGGTGGGGGTGGCTCAGGGGTTGCTGCAGCTGCTGGTACTAGCACACACGATCAGGGTCATGCAGGTGAGTGGTATGGTACAGGGATGGGTGACGGGGCTGACACAGGTGACGCTGTACTTGGATCAGGCCCTGTTGGAGATTACTTCGTTAGTGTGCCAGCCGATGACCAGCCTGAGCAGGGGGGGACACCTTGGCGCATCTCGGGATCACAGTTGTCAGACTTCATTGGGTCAGACACGCTTGTTGGGGACTTTGGGAGTCCACGCTTCCTAGAGGAGATCACCGCCATCATGCAGGGGGACGTGACTCCACGCAGTGGTGGTCAGAGCTCAGGCACACAGGCCCCGTTAGATGTTGATCTGAATGAGCCTCCATCCTCATCCGCTGGTCACCAGTTCTGTCTCGGAGGTACTCCTCCATCCGCCTTCACCGCTGCATCAGAGTCTGTCGCAGGGATTTCGGCGGCACCCCTGCATGTTGCGCCACCAGCACAGCCTGCCCCACAGGAGGATGCGGATGACATCGAGGATGAGGAGCCGTTTATCCGCCGAGGTCAGAGGGCACGGGTAGCCCGTCGCTGTGGGACTGGCTCGCATCTTTTTAGATGATTCACGTTTCATGTATTTTGTTCTATAAACTTCACTCACACATCGCCGGATCTTCAGATCGCAGAATATCAAACCAGTAATCAAATTCAACCTCGGTCTTCGCATACGCCGCGTTCACTAGGAGCCTCCTAGCGTCTTTGCCCTTGAAGGTAAGGGCAAAATTTGCCGCTACGTGTCGTATGCAGAATGCACGGTACGCAGATGGCGGTAACCAACCGCCGTCAGGGGCCTCAAGCGCAGCCTTGATGCCGTTGTGCCTGTCCGATATAACCAGCAGACCGGGCTGCGGGGTCACGTGCTGTCGAAGGTGCGAGAGAAAGAATGTCCAGGACTCTGCATTCTCACCCTCTACTAGTGCGAATGCGACAGGTAGAATGTTGGAGTTCCCATCCTGTGCAATCGCGATGAGCAAGGTTCCCCCATACTTCCCATACAAATGTGTGCCGTCAATGCTGATTAGCGGCTTGCAATGACGGAATGACTCGATGCAGGGCGGGAAAGTCCAGAAAAGTCTGTGGAAGTATGCTTGAGATTCGTCCACCTGTCCTCCAACTCGAACCGGGCTCGTCTTCAGGACCGCAACACTCCCAGGCATCGTCAGCTGGACACCCAACACCCACCTAGGCAGGTCGTTGTAGGACTCATCCCAGTCACCGTATATGAGGGCAATAGATTTCTGCTTCGCCATCCAAACCCTCCGGTAAGTTGGCCTAAAACCAAAGTGCGCTGCCGTGGCGTTCAGGAGCACCTTTATGCTCACGGATGCATCAGCCCTAACCATTAGCATAATGAACGCCGAGATGACATGATAATCCAAACTCCTGTGGTCACTCGAGATGGATGTGGCCAGGCAAGTGTGAGGTCCATTGTACCGTTTGACCTCCCAAATGCCCTTGCGCTTCCGGAGACTCAGTcgaatcaaccatgtgcacccattcccAAACTCGGAACACTTCCCCACATACCAGGGACTCCAGCACCTTGTACTGTACCCCTCGCCGGATGCTGTAAGTCTTCACACTTAAAAGGGCCTCATCTTTATCCTGGAATTGCTGACCAACCTGGAACTCTGTCAGACTAGCAGTCCCTTCCGCATCTCTAGCTCCGAATCCAACAGCGTGCCCTAAAACCCCCTCCTGTCTCATGGCGTCCAAGTCCAACGAGGAAAAATGTGGTGGATACTGCTGTGTGCCAGAGCTAGAACCACCTACCACCAATGCAGGCCCATTCGCTTCAATATCATCAGCGCTGTCATCGTCGATCATATCCGGCTCGACGTCATCCTCCTCTTCATCACCCAAAAAACCTTCTCCAACGCCAACAGGTGCAACTCTCACTAAAGCGTTCGGCAAATTTTCCCTTTCCACTACCTCGTCGCCTTCGGTGCCATTGAGGTCAACAGCAAAAGACGGGGAGGCGAcaggttggaccactggttcgTACACAGGGACGGAGGAGGAAGCAACAGCAGCCCGGGAACTAGAACCTGCTGGATTCGCTATAGTGTTCGTATTCCGGTTCGAACCGCCAGAGCTGGATACCACATCAACCAGCCGTGCCAACAACTCTGGTGTCCCCACCTCCGGAAACTGCCGCCGACAAAGAAACATTACTTGCAAGTCCACATCGTTATTAATCGTGAAGCAATCATACTTCACGGTATTCTGTAGCACCGTGACTGGAATGCGATAGAAAAACTTCTTCACCCGCTTCGCACCTTCCAGACCGAGCTTCATCAGTACAGCGCTAACAAGGTCATCATAACTCGTCGTGGAAGTTACGATAATACATAGAGGATTCTTATCTGTGAACTTTACTCCGGAACGAGTTTTTCTATTAACAGATCCTCTGTGGTGCACCAAAACCacaaaactctcctcactaTCCATCTTACTCCCTCTAATGAGACTAACTCACGTTTGGaaccatatatatatagctGAGTCTCAAACTAATTCGAACTGGTCTGGTTCGAACTATGAtttgtgtaattcgaaccagcccgGTTCGAATTACAACAGAACCGTGTCACtctgtaattcgaaccaacctgGTTCGAATTAAGTTCATTCttaattcgaaccaagctggttcgatTTATTACCAACCAAAAAAACCTAATTCGAACTCACCTAGTTCGATTTACTAACAAATAGAGTTCGAACcaacttggttcgaattatataaaaatacgtTCTGGCTTATTGCTGAAACGATTTTTGCTTTGGCTTATTTACGTAATTTTTGGAGTCAGTTGGCTTATTATGGTTTTTTGCCCTATATTATAATTTGCACGCATATAAACAAAAATGGTGGCTGTGAATAACTATACTTTTCTAGAGGAGAGCAGTTCGAACCCAATTTCTAacattttgataaaatttaaattctaactaATTCGATCGGATTAATTTTTATCGagtttgaccgatttttttcgattttcaccGAATTTGATCAGTTTGTACCAGTTTTCTTTCTCATACTGTCCAACCATCGGATCGGATCAATAAAAAATTCGATTTACCGATTTTTCAGTTGAACCGACTAATTCGATCCGATTTTAACATGtaactatatataaaataatttttttaaaaccacaaataaatgagatttttaattttttactcaaaaatcaaaatcacacAGCATGTGATATGATTATGTAAACATCACTATTCTTCTTGAACATCGTTGCACACTTGCATGTTACCTTGAAATTTTTGGTAAAttcctaatttaatatatttgtattgTTGATCAGTTAagtaaaattagatataaacttttaaaaatacatgATATAATGTGAAATACTGAAATGCTtcccataaaaaaaaatcattcattATCCTAATTAAATTACTAATTAGTGATATAATATGGTAATTTTgtcccaaagaaaaaaaaaggaggaaaatAATTAGTGAGAATTTCATATTATAATTTAGCGAGAAAATGTTTCACAGTGAATAACAAAGTATATATAATGAGTAATGACAGATGCCCGCCGCCCCTAATTGGAACTACACTTCACTGCCGGCGGTTTCTGGCGCCGCAAAATGGCCTCCTTCCTCCGTACGGCTCGGAAGCTCGCCTCTTCATCCTCGCAGTACGGCCACCTGAAATGGCCACCATCCACCACTCGAAATGCTGCTGCGTCTCGCGCGCCGCCGCGTCCCCCGATTTCCGACAACAGCAGTAACCTCTTCGCCGGGAAAACCAACGGCGTTACGAGAATGTTGCCGTGCTCTGCGCCAATCTCCAGTAGCTACGACCGCAGATGGAGAACGAGAAGGGTTGGTGTGAGGAAGGGAAACGCCGCGGCGGTGGAGTTAGCGTTGAACTCAGTGGTTAAGGTTTTCAGCGTTTTGTGCAGTCCCAACTACTTGCTTCCATGGCAGAACAAGTCTCAGCGTGAAACCATGGGTTCTGGTCTGTCATcagttcattcttttttatttatttattaacatttttttctttctaagaAATGTTTTCTGTACGGTGGTTActcaaatgaaaatatttttatgtgaagATGATAGATAAGATATGAACATGTGATCTGTTATGTAGTGTAGTGTGaaattatttaacgattttCTGCTAACATCTAATATTTTTGCGAGTTTTGTTTTCAGCTAGGTAGCTACTAGTTGGATTAGAATAGTAGAATGTAAATATCTTAACCCAAATAGTAGATGCTATGTTTCAGATGAACAAACTGTGTGGTTGCACAACCAACCAATCATGTATTGTCATGGTGTAAAAGAAGTTAAGACTATCTATGACAATCTTTAAAGCATACATACATCATAC
The Arachis duranensis cultivar V14167 chromosome 5, aradu.V14167.gnm2.J7QH, whole genome shotgun sequence genome window above contains:
- the LOC107489873 gene encoding uncharacterized protein LOC107489873 → MDSEESFVVLVHHRGSVNRKTRSGVKFTDKNPLCIIVTSTTSYDDLVSAVLMKLGLEGAKRVKKFFYRIPVTVLQNTVKYDCFTINNDVDLQVMFLCRRQFPEVGTPELLARLVDVVSSSGGSNRNTNTIANPAGSSSRAAVASSSVPVYEPVVQPVASPSFAVDLNGTEGDEVVERENLPNALVRVAPVGVGEGFLGDEEEDDVEPDMIDDDSADDIEANGPALVVGGSSSGTQQYPPHFSSLDLDAMRQEGVLGHAVGFGARDAEGTASLTEFQVGQQFQDKDEALLSVKTYSIRRGVQYKVLESLVCGEVFRVWEWVHMVDSTESPEAQGHLGGQTVQWTSHLPGHIHLE
- the LOC107489965 gene encoding uncharacterized protein LOC107489965, whose translation is MDDWEDEQIAPIDLIKKEVTKSKWDDEDVDENDVKESWEDEDEPAPAPAPAPKTTEKAPKKSEKAAEKKGKNVEPVKEEPLDPVAEKLRQQRLVEEADYKSTKELFGGGGKDEKNLDTFIPKSESDFLEYAELISHRLRAFEKSYHYIGLLKAVMRLSMVQLKGADAKDIASSVTAIANEKIKAEKEANAGKKKGGKKKQLIVEKPDDEFASSDRYEALDDYDFM
- the LOC107489966 gene encoding uncharacterized protein LOC107489966, whose amino-acid sequence is MKVLNPCTLVLMNSIAVPSRSLPFIKSFRASSKSFPPLTCFCSINNSNSSESEEKRVSLSGIVNEQVEELLSKEENKSLLDGLEKASLRVDMAKKQLAIIEEQELAAKKFRDYVNKLERQASEIAECQREISEAKALVEEAERALLVSESGAEDGEEIDRDKERLESVKAASIAALVGTLSGLPICLTQVTDTTQLLLPLAINFISCILFGVTFRYAVRRNLDDVNLKTGVAAAFGVVKGLATLGGGPVLELNLDSFLSHALDGTIYVSESFFIFVCAAVALDYCFKTRLLSPFPIDRSI
- the LOC107489871 gene encoding pentatricopeptide repeat-containing protein At4g21065-like, whose translation is MSPKDLAFYKAQQTLITLFKRCSTIKHIKQVQSHVFHTGFHRDNIVLGQIILFCSLHKHMNYALSVFNNVHNPDTFIWNTTIRGFGNALQPQKAFDFYRRMLREKTALADTFTFSFLLKIVASFGPIILGKQLHCNLVKLGFETHAYVGNSLMHMYGMLREDETARKVFDEMKDPDLVTWNCVIDCHVHCGKYKEALELFTRMVDAGVQPNDATLVVTLSACGAIGMLDFGRRVHDFVQETGLDEVTEVSNSLIDMYAKCGVVEEACETFWRMRRKSVVSWNVMIFGLATHGDGREALALFARMLEQNAVRPDELTLLGVLCACSHGGMVEEGRRYFDVMNREYNLQPTMKHYGCMVDLLGRAGLVEEAYRLIKSMPMECDAVVWRTLLAACRVHGNILLGKKVRSHLLELKADHSSDYVLLASMYASRGQWNEMSRERKSMQERRVQKPVPXWPLKDYPNCCT
- the LOC107489872 gene encoding uncharacterized protein LOC107489872, whose amino-acid sequence is MVRADASVSIKVLLNATAAHFGFRPTYRRVWMAKQKSIALIYGDWDESYNDLPRWVLGVQLTMPGSVAVLKTSPVRVGGQVDESQAYFHRLFWTFPPCIESFRHCKPLISIDGTHLYGKYGGTLLIAIAQDGNSNILPVAFALVEGENAESWTFFLSHLRQHVTPQPGLLVISDRHNGIKAALEAPDGGWLPPSAYRAFCIRHVAANFALTFKGKDARRLLVNAAYAKTEVEFDYWFDILRSEDPAMCE